A genomic stretch from Desulfuromonas acetoxidans DSM 684 includes:
- the ftsH gene encoding ATP-dependent zinc metalloprotease FtsH, protein MNQFYKNIALWLVISLVMILLFNMMTQQDQQREAVSYTTFINALEDGRVQDVTIQGPNLEGTYEDGTRFKTFAPDDPSLISELRERKIVIDAKPEEDRSFWMTMLVSWGPILLLIAVWIFFMRQMQGGGGKAMNFGKSRARLLSDTQGMVTFKDVAGVDEAKEELEEIVAFLKDPKKFTRLGGRIPKGVLLVGSPGTGKTLLARAIAGEADVPFFTISGSDFVEMFVGVGASRVRDLFAQGKKNAPCIIFIDEIDAVGRHRGAGLGGGHDEREQTLNQLLVEMDGFESNEGVILIAATNRPDVLDPALLRPGRFDRQVVVPRPDIKGRTTILKVHARKVPMSDSVDMEIVAKGTPGFSGADLANLINEAALLAARANKELVDMSDLEAAKDKVMMGAERRSMVITEEEKRVTAYHEAGHALVALKIPGSDPVHKVSIIPRGRALGVTMYLPSEEKYSESRDGLLRSMCALLGGRAAEEIFLNSITTGASNDIERVTSLARKMVCEWGMSEKLGTLAFGEKEGEVFLGKDMGHVKNYSEATAEMIDAEISRLVTESYDKTCTILRQNSDILETMAQELLERETIDAKDIARILGEEPAPSAAAEEVVIAPTDPALGEDAE, encoded by the coding sequence GTGAACCAGTTTTATAAGAATATTGCTTTGTGGCTTGTGATTTCCCTTGTCATGATTTTGCTGTTTAACATGATGACGCAGCAAGATCAGCAGCGGGAAGCGGTCAGCTATACAACGTTTATCAATGCGCTAGAAGACGGCCGTGTCCAGGATGTGACAATCCAGGGGCCCAACCTTGAAGGGACTTATGAAGATGGTACCCGTTTCAAGACGTTTGCCCCGGATGACCCCAGCCTGATCTCCGAGTTGCGTGAGCGTAAAATTGTCATTGACGCCAAACCGGAAGAGGATCGCAGTTTCTGGATGACCATGCTGGTGTCCTGGGGGCCGATCCTGTTGCTGATTGCCGTATGGATTTTCTTCATGCGCCAGATGCAGGGTGGTGGTGGCAAGGCCATGAACTTTGGCAAAAGCCGTGCCCGATTGTTGTCTGATACTCAGGGTATGGTGACTTTCAAGGATGTTGCCGGGGTCGATGAAGCCAAAGAAGAGCTGGAAGAGATTGTTGCTTTTCTAAAAGATCCGAAAAAGTTTACCCGACTCGGTGGGCGCATCCCCAAGGGGGTGCTGCTGGTTGGTTCGCCGGGTACCGGTAAAACCCTGCTGGCCCGTGCCATTGCCGGTGAGGCGGATGTGCCGTTCTTTACTATTTCAGGTTCCGACTTTGTCGAGATGTTTGTTGGTGTCGGTGCCAGCCGGGTCCGTGACCTGTTTGCTCAGGGCAAAAAAAATGCGCCGTGCATCATCTTTATCGATGAGATCGATGCTGTCGGTCGTCACCGTGGTGCCGGTCTCGGCGGTGGTCATGATGAGCGTGAGCAGACCCTCAACCAGTTGTTGGTTGAGATGGATGGATTTGAGTCGAACGAAGGTGTCATTCTGATCGCTGCGACCAACCGTCCTGACGTTCTGGATCCGGCCTTGCTGCGTCCCGGCCGTTTTGACCGGCAGGTGGTGGTTCCTCGCCCGGATATCAAGGGTCGGACTACAATTCTCAAAGTCCATGCCCGTAAGGTTCCCATGTCGGATTCCGTGGATATGGAAATCGTGGCCAAAGGAACGCCTGGATTCTCCGGTGCCGATCTGGCGAACCTGATCAATGAAGCTGCTCTTCTGGCTGCTCGTGCCAACAAAGAGCTGGTCGATATGAGTGATCTGGAGGCGGCTAAAGACAAGGTGATGATGGGCGCTGAACGACGCTCCATGGTCATCACTGAAGAGGAAAAGAGAGTTACTGCGTATCACGAAGCCGGTCATGCCCTGGTGGCATTGAAGATCCCCGGTTCCGACCCGGTTCACAAGGTGTCGATTATTCCCCGTGGCCGTGCTCTTGGCGTGACCATGTACCTGCCCTCGGAAGAAAAATACAGCGAGAGCCGCGACGGCCTGCTGCGTTCCATGTGTGCTCTGCTTGGTGGTCGTGCTGCGGAAGAGATTTTTCTTAACAGCATTACCACCGGGGCCAGCAACGATATTGAACGGGTTACTTCACTGGCACGTAAGATGGTGTGTGAGTGGGGCATGAGCGAAAAACTCGGCACTCTGGCCTTTGGTGAAAAAGAGGGTGAAGTGTTCCTGGGGAAAGATATGGGGCACGTGAAAAACTACAGTGAAGCAACGGCCGAAATGATCGATGCTGAGATCAGCCGTCTTGTCACAGAGTCATACGACAAGACCTGCACCATCCTGCGCCAAAACAGCGATATCCTCGAAACTATGGCTCAGGAACTGCTGGAACGTGAAACCATTGATGCTAAAGATATTGCCCGCATCCTTGGTGAGGAACCTGCCCCTTCTGCAGCCGCTGAAGAGGTCGTTATTGCGCCGACCGATCCGGCTCTGGGGGAAGACGCGGAATAA
- the tilS gene encoding tRNA lysidine(34) synthetase TilS yields the protein MAGQHHFDVVVAHLDHGLRDESADDALFVQELAARLDLRFFKRRVEVGGLAQRNRWGLEEAGREARRAFLSEVADQVGGAVIALAHHRDDQSETVLMHLARGCGVGGLAGMRWQEGKYIRPMLSICRNEINAFLQRHRLEWREDDSNRNERFKRNLIRHQVLPALTRYNQQTVRHIAELAEKVAVEEAYWQQQLDDWLGHHACEQQGQWQVACLALCDCHPALRHRLLRELLARVRGTTRGLGGGHVFELDRQLFSPAPQWQMDLPCCWAARRYDHLVFRREAPVPAATVDMVINGPGRYRVDGQRTLLVKRGTSDSCEAPAVWFSDQQIDFPLRLRSFQPGDRIQMADSAGHKKLKALFAEHRWTNEARQRALVLECRGEILWVPELRQRCCLPISRDTKSGFVLHVLKAKDKI from the coding sequence TTGGCGGGGCAACACCACTTTGATGTGGTGGTTGCACACCTTGACCATGGCCTGCGTGACGAAAGTGCTGATGACGCATTGTTCGTCCAGGAGCTGGCGGCACGGCTTGATCTGCGTTTTTTTAAACGTCGCGTTGAGGTTGGGGGGCTGGCTCAACGCAATCGATGGGGACTGGAAGAGGCCGGTCGTGAAGCTCGTCGTGCTTTTCTCAGTGAAGTTGCCGATCAGGTTGGGGGCGCTGTCATTGCGCTGGCACACCATCGTGATGATCAGTCGGAAACCGTTTTGATGCATCTGGCCCGTGGTTGCGGCGTGGGTGGTTTGGCCGGCATGCGTTGGCAAGAGGGGAAGTATATCCGACCGATGCTCTCCATCTGCCGGAATGAGATTAACGCTTTTCTGCAGCGACATCGGCTTGAGTGGCGTGAGGATGACAGTAATCGCAATGAGCGATTTAAGCGCAATCTGATCCGCCATCAGGTTCTTCCCGCTTTGACCCGCTATAATCAACAGACAGTACGCCACATTGCTGAATTAGCGGAAAAAGTTGCCGTTGAAGAGGCGTATTGGCAGCAGCAGCTCGATGATTGGTTGGGGCACCATGCGTGTGAGCAGCAAGGTCAGTGGCAGGTCGCGTGCCTTGCCCTGTGTGATTGCCATCCGGCGTTGCGCCATCGGTTGTTGCGTGAGCTGCTGGCACGAGTCCGTGGAACAACGCGGGGTCTGGGGGGGGGTCATGTCTTTGAGTTGGATCGGCAGTTGTTTTCCCCGGCGCCGCAGTGGCAGATGGATCTGCCCTGTTGCTGGGCGGCACGCCGCTATGATCATCTGGTGTTTCGTCGGGAAGCACCGGTTCCAGCCGCTACGGTGGACATGGTGATCAACGGCCCAGGCCGTTATCGCGTTGATGGACAGCGTACATTGCTGGTTAAGCGCGGAACGTCTGATAGCTGTGAAGCGCCGGCTGTTTGGTTTTCGGATCAACAGATTGACTTCCCGTTGCGGTTGCGTTCTTTTCAGCCTGGTGACCGTATCCAGATGGCGGATTCGGCTGGACATAAAAAGCTCAAAGCTTTGTTTGCCGAGCATCGCTGGACGAATGAAGCACGGCAGCGCGCCTTGGTCCTCGAATGCCGTGGCGAGATTCTCTGGGTGCCGGAGTTACGCCAGCGCTGTTGCCTGCCGATAAGCAGGGATACAAAGAGTGGTTTTGTGCTGCATGTTCTCAAAGCGAAAGATAAAATATAA
- a CDS encoding SPOR domain-containing protein, translating to MSQVDYSRREPKANGRRFITVLVLVVVLCLVSFSLGLMVGKSGKPVVETTQIQTVPLPPQPRTVAPQAQPAPSSEQSAMAEVGDEKASQVTEQPASNDPLRELLPPVEQMPLGSGINHGAEQTAAEQATAAAEPITATAPVKVPLPAKPVVTAPVVEKPQAATTVVTTATGYVVQVASFKHRQDAETMSSKLGKDFPVVVRQADLGEKGLWYRVLVGPVATKAEAETLKQDLKKKASTDGFIKKFSA from the coding sequence ATGTCTCAAGTGGATTACAGTCGGCGTGAACCAAAGGCCAACGGCCGTCGTTTTATCACTGTTCTGGTTCTGGTCGTGGTCCTGTGTCTGGTCAGTTTCTCCCTGGGGTTGATGGTTGGCAAAAGCGGTAAACCCGTTGTGGAAACAACCCAGATTCAAACGGTCCCGCTGCCGCCGCAACCGAGAACCGTCGCACCGCAAGCGCAGCCCGCTCCATCATCCGAACAGTCGGCGATGGCGGAAGTCGGCGACGAAAAAGCCTCTCAGGTCACGGAACAACCAGCGTCGAACGATCCCTTGCGAGAGTTGCTGCCACCGGTTGAGCAGATGCCTTTAGGTAGCGGAATTAATCATGGTGCCGAACAGACCGCTGCTGAGCAGGCAACTGCGGCTGCCGAGCCGATTACGGCTACGGCTCCAGTGAAAGTCCCTTTGCCTGCTAAGCCGGTGGTGACTGCGCCGGTCGTGGAGAAGCCGCAAGCGGCGACAACTGTTGTTACCACCGCAACCGGATATGTGGTTCAGGTGGCATCATTCAAGCACCGTCAGGATGCTGAGACGATGAGTTCCAAGCTAGGTAAGGACTTTCCGGTCGTGGTGCGTCAGGCCGATCTCGGTGAAAAAGGTCTCTGGTACCGGGTGCTGGTTGGCCCGGTGGCGACCAAGGCGGAAGCTGAAACCCTGAAGCAGGATTTGAAAAAGAAGGCTTCCACGGATGGTTTTATCAAAAAATTCAGCGCGTGA